In a single window of the Bacillus mycoides genome:
- a CDS encoding DUF4870 domain-containing protein, with protein MKGNNILSSLCYFSIFFAPFLLPIIVYFVAEDEVKYHAKKAFWSHVFPYAILFGGLALSGVYALSFNQSESVGIGMVITYAVFILVGIYYFIWNIVKGIKVLKAA; from the coding sequence ATGAAAGGAAATAATATTTTATCCTCGCTATGTTATTTTAGTATCTTTTTTGCACCATTTTTACTACCAATTATTGTTTACTTCGTTGCGGAAGATGAAGTGAAATATCATGCGAAAAAAGCATTTTGGTCACATGTTTTCCCATATGCAATTTTATTTGGAGGGTTAGCTTTATCAGGAGTATACGCTTTAAGTTTCAATCAGTCTGAGAGCGTTGGAATTGGGATGGTTATAACGTATGCAGTGTTTATTCTTGTAGGAATTTACTACTTCATTTGGAATATTGTTAAAGGTATTAAAGTATTGAAAGCAGCTTAA
- the nfsA gene encoding oxygen-insensitive NADPH nitroreductase has product MNEMIHKMEQHVSVRKYKEEPISKEIVERMVQAAQHAASSHFVQAYSLIYVTDQELKVKLAELSGNRHVKDCAAFFVCCADLKRLETACEKHGTEIKHEGVEDFIVATVDASLFAQNLALAAESLGYGICYIGGIRNNPKEVSELLYLPDKVYPVFGMTVGVPNEEHGVKPRLPVAAILHENGYDEKKYDELLNEYDETMSAYYKERSSNQKNVTWTESMSSFMSKEKRMHMKEFLNEKGLNKK; this is encoded by the coding sequence ATGAATGAGATGATACATAAAATGGAGCAACACGTTTCAGTTCGTAAATATAAAGAAGAACCAATTTCAAAAGAGATAGTAGAAAGAATGGTGCAAGCTGCGCAGCATGCAGCTTCCTCACATTTTGTACAGGCGTATTCTCTTATATATGTAACAGATCAGGAACTAAAGGTTAAACTAGCTGAATTATCCGGGAATCGTCATGTGAAAGACTGCGCAGCATTCTTTGTATGCTGTGCGGATTTAAAACGTCTAGAAACTGCATGTGAGAAACATGGAACAGAAATTAAACATGAGGGAGTAGAGGACTTTATTGTAGCAACAGTAGATGCCTCATTATTTGCACAAAACTTAGCACTTGCAGCTGAATCATTAGGATACGGCATTTGTTATATTGGCGGAATTCGTAATAACCCGAAAGAAGTGAGTGAATTGCTTTATTTACCGGATAAAGTATATCCGGTATTCGGAATGACAGTGGGCGTACCAAATGAAGAGCATGGAGTTAAGCCGCGTTTACCGGTAGCGGCCATTCTTCATGAAAATGGATACGATGAAAAGAAATATGATGAATTATTAAACGAATATGATGAAACGATGAGTGCGTATTACAAAGAAAGATCGTCAAATCAAAAAAACGTAACATGGACGGAATCAATGAGCTCATTTATGTCCAAAGAGAAAAGAATGCATATGAAAGAGTTTTTAAATGAAAAAGGATTAAATAAGAAATAA
- a CDS encoding sigma-70 family RNA polymerase sigma factor, with protein MFMIFNSEEDLIIAMKKRDQDALKEVIDQYGKLVLYIIHKSLSTPIEKQYVDDCYNDVFTIIWFNIDQFDIAKGNLKFWMIGITKLKALEYKKKVYRENKMDKDAEIDKGIHDSYEIEQEEEIMEIVQDLNKKDRYIFLKRYIDGYSIDDIAKELKVTADYIYNRISRGKKKLQKLWKGSV; from the coding sequence ATGTTTATGATTTTCAATTCTGAAGAGGATTTAATTATAGCTATGAAAAAACGTGATCAAGATGCTTTGAAAGAAGTGATTGATCAATATGGAAAATTAGTTTTATACATTATTCATAAATCATTAAGTACCCCTATTGAGAAACAATATGTAGATGATTGTTATAACGATGTATTTACTATCATTTGGTTTAATATCGACCAATTTGATATAGCAAAGGGAAACTTAAAATTTTGGATGATTGGTATTACTAAATTAAAGGCATTGGAATATAAAAAGAAAGTATATAGAGAGAACAAAATGGATAAAGACGCAGAAATAGATAAAGGTATCCATGATAGTTATGAAATAGAACAAGAAGAAGAGATTATGGAAATAGTACAAGATTTAAATAAAAAGGATCGATATATCTTTTTAAAGAGGTATATTGATGGATATTCCATTGACGATATTGCAAAAGAATTAAAAGTAACAGCGGATTATATATATAATCGAATTTCTCGAGGGAAGAAAAAACTTCAAAAACTGTGGAAGGGGAGTGTGTAA
- a CDS encoding DUF421 domain-containing protein: MLLFLCNVSFFFILFLLSLKLLGKSALAQLTPHDFGAIIFLSYLAFQAIPVAGALQAFLGMVVITCLHLLLTKLSLLNKLNRFILGHPIILIKHGDIIFENLQKSRYPIPELLSNLRVAGYPSVHEIEYAILEANGAISILPKRELVPLTPKDLNINVKYAGLPIALIVDSQIQYDNLKLIHKNEKWLHAELMEKGVTNIKNVAFASVQETDGSFAISLKE, from the coding sequence TTGCTTCTCTTTTTATGTAACGTATCATTCTTTTTCATCTTATTTTTACTATCACTTAAGCTACTTGGTAAATCTGCATTAGCACAACTAACTCCTCATGATTTTGGGGCTATTATCTTTTTATCTTATTTAGCTTTTCAAGCCATACCAGTCGCTGGTGCTTTACAAGCATTTCTCGGTATGGTCGTTATTACATGTTTGCATTTGCTTCTTACAAAATTAAGCCTACTCAACAAACTAAATCGTTTTATTCTCGGACACCCCATTATTTTAATTAAACATGGTGATATTATTTTTGAGAACTTACAAAAAAGTAGATATCCGATCCCTGAATTGCTTTCTAACCTTCGCGTCGCAGGATATCCAAGTGTTCATGAAATTGAGTATGCGATATTAGAAGCGAATGGAGCTATTAGTATTTTACCAAAAAGAGAACTTGTGCCTCTGACTCCAAAAGATTTGAATATAAATGTTAAGTATGCAGGCTTACCAATTGCTCTTATCGTTGATTCACAAATTCAATACGATAACTTAAAATTAATCCATAAAAATGAAAAGTGGTTACATGCAGAGTTAATGGAGAAAGGCGTTACAAATATTAAAAATGTGGCTTTCGCTTCTGTGCAGGAGACAGATGGATCTTTTGCAATTAGTTTAAAAGAATGA
- a CDS encoding PH domain-containing protein, with translation MDKRLLSMLNELQYSEEEITRLEKEANESINIDKYYVRNGGLLKKITLQMLEESIRNELQAGEEIEKELLVDEGYMANNKVIPNIYYVGATFYYYIVLTNKRVIMKGLDCYFKKTNEHSMPIEDIQSISQHKKMKNVFEIKYNNTHIQFGSIEYAREVAMIVMELKKRGVKVEKYTDFEKGFFLFFNIFVIVSAGLCFIKYLM, from the coding sequence ATGGATAAAAGACTATTATCGATGTTAAACGAACTCCAATATTCAGAAGAAGAAATTACACGTTTAGAGAAAGAAGCGAATGAGTCTATAAATATAGATAAGTATTATGTGAGAAATGGAGGGTTATTAAAAAAAATAACTTTACAAATGTTGGAAGAGTCAATTCGCAACGAATTACAAGCTGGTGAAGAAATTGAGAAGGAACTGTTAGTAGACGAAGGATATATGGCAAATAATAAAGTAATACCAAATATATATTACGTAGGAGCTACTTTTTATTATTATATCGTTTTAACAAATAAAAGAGTGATTATGAAAGGATTAGATTGTTATTTTAAAAAAACAAATGAACATAGCATGCCAATAGAGGATATACAATCCATTTCGCAACATAAAAAAATGAAAAATGTCTTTGAAATTAAATATAATAACACTCATATACAATTTGGAAGTATTGAGTATGCACGTGAAGTTGCAATGATAGTTATGGAGTTAAAAAAACGCGGAGTAAAAGTAGAAAAGTATACAGATTTTGAAAAAGGGTTTTTCTTATTTTTTAATATATTCGTGATAGTAAGTGCAGGTCTTTGCTTTATAAAATATTTAATGTAA
- a CDS encoding YdcF family protein — MICAVYAGFLQYNIYKHGHMNAIDDADYIIVLGSKVNGTKPSYSLQYRIDKAAEYLKLHDKTIAIVSGGQGKGEDITEALAMKQGLMKQNIAEDRIIMEDKSTSTDENIKFSKPLIPANMKKGMIVTNDFHMFRAKKIAAKQGLQLEGLPAKTPKPIIIPSNVREYLAITQYWFMNRI, encoded by the coding sequence ATGATTTGCGCCGTATATGCGGGGTTTTTACAATATAACATTTATAAGCATGGGCATATGAATGCAATTGATGATGCGGATTATATAATTGTACTAGGATCGAAAGTAAATGGAACAAAACCTTCGTATTCATTGCAATATCGTATTGATAAAGCAGCTGAGTATTTAAAATTACATGATAAAACAATTGCTATTGTATCTGGAGGCCAAGGAAAAGGTGAAGATATTACAGAAGCATTAGCGATGAAACAAGGATTAATGAAACAAAATATTGCAGAAGACCGCATTATAATGGAAGATAAGTCGACGAGCACAGATGAAAATATTAAATTCTCAAAACCGTTAATTCCAGCCAATATGAAAAAAGGTATGATCGTAACAAACGATTTCCATATGTTTAGAGCGAAAAAAATAGCTGCAAAACAAGGTTTGCAATTAGAAGGGCTTCCGGCCAAAACACCGAAGCCAATTATCATTCCATCGAATGTACGAGAATATTTAGCGATTACGCAATATTGGTTTATGAATCGAATATAG